Proteins encoded in a region of the Vicia villosa cultivar HV-30 ecotype Madison, WI linkage group LG5, Vvil1.0, whole genome shotgun sequence genome:
- the LOC131604221 gene encoding protein MAIN-LIKE 1-like — MAFVERWRPETSSFHLLHSEIPITLDEIACLPHLPIRGTILSHGRLTKKEVMGMLIEEMGVDPAVTLEEVERIRGAHVRFHTLQRIYDAELFATHQAAGDKAEANIHRERVLRCYLLCLTGTHLFVDTSSTYTDVV; from the coding sequence ATGGCATTTGTAGAGAGGTGGCGACCAGAGACCTCGTCCTTTCATCTTCTTCACAGTGAGATTCCCATCACTCTGGACGAAATTGCATGCCTCCCGCATCTACCTATCAGGGGTACCATCCTTAGTCACGGTAGGTTGACGAAGAAGGAAGTGATGGGGATGCTGATTGAGGAGATGGGGGTTGATCCTGCTGTTAcgcttgaggaggtggagaggatCCGCGGGGCGCACGTGAGGTTTCACACCTTGCAGCGGATATATGATGCAGAGCTTTTTGCAACACATCAGGCTGCTGGTGACAAGGCAGAGGCGAATATACACAGAGAGAGGGTGTTGAGATGTTACTTATTATGTTTGACAGGCACTCAcctctttgtggacacgagctcgacGTACACAGACGTTGTTTAG
- the LOC131606283 gene encoding vacuolar cation/proton exchanger 3-like yields MSSLHHQHDHVRDYEACLIENVENIKATTLSKESMKHGRTAHNISSSSLRRKSNVTLVSNPRYGNVLANFQEVILGTKLSILFVAIPFAIFAQCYGFSKPLVFALSLLGLIPLAERVSFLTEEIAYYTGPTVGGLLNATCGNATELIIAIFALSNNKIDVVKYSLLGSILSNLLLVLGTSLLCGGIANIRAEQKFDRRQADMNLLMLLLALLCHLLPLLFQYGGASVAIDADSSLQFSRFASILMVIAYLVYLIFQLWTHRQLFEARDEEDEENENASKAVIGFWSGFAWLVFMTVFIAILSEYVVDTIEDASDSWGLSISFLSIILLPIVGNAAEHAGAIIFAFKNKLDISLGVALGSATQIGMFVVPLCVIVAWILGIKMDLNFNLLETGSLALAIITTGFTLQDGTSHYLKGLILLLLYIVIGACFFVQRTPSGFGAFSSFGGEE; encoded by the exons ATGAGTTCTCTTCACCATCAACATGATCATGTTCGTGATTATGAAGCATGTTTGATAGAGAATGTAGAGAATATAAAGGCAACAACATTGAGCAAGGAAAGTATGAAACATGGTAGAACAGCACATAAcatatcatcatcttcattgcGTAGGAAATCCAATGTCACTCTTGTCTCTAATCCTCGTTATGGAAATGTTTTGGCTAATTTTCAAGAGGTTATTCTTGGAACAAAGCTTTCTATTCTGTTTGTAGCGATTCCTTTTGCCATTTTTGCTCAATGCTATGGATTTTCAAAA CCTTTGGTTTTTGCTTTGAGCTTACTTGGCCTTATCCCTCTTGCAGAAAGAGTCAGCTTCTTGACAGA agagatAGCTTATTACACAGGTCCTACAG TGGGAGGACTTTTGAATGCAACTTGTGGGAATGCTACAGAGCTCATCATTGCAATATTTGCACTTAGCAATAACAAAATTGATGTGGTCAAGTATTCTCTCCTTGGTTCCATCCTCTCCAACCTTCTTCTTGTTCTTGGAACCTCTCTATTATGTGGCGGCATTGCAAATATTCGAGCCGAGCAAAAATTCGACAGA AGACAGGCAGATATGAACTTGCTTATGCTTCTTCTGGCATTGTTGTGTCACTTACTGCCCTTATTGTTCCAATATGGTGGGGCTTCGGTTGCTATCGATGCAGATTCATCTCTGCAGTTCTCAAGATTTGCGAGCATTTTGATGGTGATTGCATATTTGGTATATCTTATCTTCCAACTATGGACGCATCGGCAATTATTTGAAGCTCGAGAT GAAGAGGATGAAGAGAATGAAAATGCTTCAAAAGCAGTTATTGGATTTTGGAGTGGATTTGCTTGGCTTGTTTTTATGACGGTGTTTATTGCGATTTTGTCCGAATATGTGGTTGACACTATTGAG GATGCATCGGATTCATGGGGTCTATCTATCAGCTTCCTCTCCATAATCTTGCTACCAATAGTTGGCAATGCAGCTGAACACGCAGGAGCTATCATATTTGCTTTCAAGAATAAGCTG GACATCTCTTTGGGTGTTGCTTTGGGTTCTGCAACTCAAATTGGAATGTTTGTG GTTCCCTTGTGTGTAATTGTTGCTTGGATTCTTGGCATCAAAATGGACCTTAACTTCAACCTTCTAGAAACAGGTTCTCTTGCTTTGGCAATTATAACAACAGGTTTCACATTACAG GATGGAACTTCTCACTACTTGAAAGGCCTTATTCTCTTGCTCTTGTATATTGTTATCGGGGCATGCTTTTTCGTACAAAGAACACCCTCTG GCTTTGGAGCATTTTCGTCTTTTGGAGGTGAAGAGTAG